The following are encoded together in the Tripterygium wilfordii isolate XIE 37 chromosome 3, ASM1340144v1, whole genome shotgun sequence genome:
- the LOC119993535 gene encoding nuclear transcription factor Y subunit B-8-like — protein MAAAEQPTSPGGGSHESGGDQSPRSNSNVREQDRYLPIANISRIMKKALPANGKIAKDSKETVQECVSEFISFITSEASDKCQREKRKTINGDDLLWAMATLGFEDYIEPLKIYLGRYREMEGDTKGSAKGGDASAKKDVQPSSLSQISHQRSFTQGVSYANSQSQAQHMMVPMQGTE, from the exons ATGGCAGCGGCTGAGCAACCAACGAGTCCAGGCGGAGGGAGCCACGAGAGCGGCGGTGACCAGAGCCCGCGATCTAATTCGAATGTGCGGGAGCAGGACAGGTATCTTCCAATCGCTAATATAAGCAGGATCATGAAGAAGGCGCTCCCTGCCAACGGCAAGATCGCGAAAGACTCCAAGGAGACCGTCCAGGAATGTGTCTCCGAGTTCATCAGCTTCATCACCAGCGA AGCAAGTGATAAGTGccagagagagaagaggaagaccatTAATGGTGATGATTTGCTCTGGGCGATGGCCACATTAGGGTTTGAGGATTATATCGAACCGCTGAAGATTTACCTCGGTCGATACAGAGAG ATGGAG GGTGACACCAAGGGGTCTGCTAAGGGTGGAGATGCATCTGCAAAGAAGGATGTTCAACCAAGTTCACTTTCCCAG ATTTCTCATCAAAGGTCTTTCACACAAGGTGTTAGCTATGCAAACTCTCaa TCACAGGCACAGCATATGATGGTTCCAATGCAAGGTACCGAGTAG